A single region of the Helicobacter colisuis genome encodes:
- the sixA gene encoding phosphohistidine phosphatase SixA, translating to MRLILVRHAKAEDREQWKGEDDLKRPLTQKGKKQAKKIAKYLYKRYPEVDAVISSLALRACDTAKYIAKLQKNSTFFLSPHLNPEVGIEGYTKHQNEIEEDWQTLVVVGHEPAISEFVKSICSKGNLNIKIHKGGVVELEHEGNENWALVGLRNF from the coding sequence ATGCGTCTTATTTTAGTGCGTCATGCAAAAGCAGAGGATAGGGAACAATGGAAAGGGGAAGATGATTTAAAGCGCCCACTTACACAAAAAGGCAAAAAACAAGCCAAAAAAATAGCCAAATATCTTTACAAGCGCTATCCTGAAGTAGATGCAGTTATTTCTTCTTTAGCTTTACGTGCTTGTGATACTGCAAAATATATTGCCAAACTCCAAAAAAATAGCACTTTTTTTCTAAGCCCACATCTGAACCCAGAAGTTGGCATTGAAGGCTACACTAAGCATCAAAATGAGATTGAAGAGGATTGGCAAACTCTTGTAGTTGTTGGGCACGAACCTGCTATTAGCGAATTTGTCAAAAGTATCTGCTCTAAGGGCAATTTGAATATCAAAATCCATAAAGGTGGCGTTGTAGAACTAGAGCACGAGGGCAATGAAAATTGGGCTTTGGTGGGATTGAGAAATTTTTAG
- a CDS encoding YhcH/YjgK/YiaL family protein, translating into MFVGYLPDIIGKFKKNEVLTKVFGYLWEAIDEESEVFARISNLKAGETFEVYFDGGAKAIEQAYLTKTPQEAFYESHQAMVDFQMLINGKEIFFVSPHSLCEIKTPLDSTKDLIEYHKSPYTSSILLFRGNLAVFESIDVHAGGISVNTSELVQKVVVKIPKELIKLNF; encoded by the coding sequence ATGTTTGTAGGCTATCTTCCAGATATCATTGGCAAATTCAAAAAAAATGAAGTTTTGACAAAAGTTTTTGGCTATCTTTGGGAAGCGATTGATGAAGAAAGCGAAGTCTTTGCAAGAATCTCCAATCTCAAAGCAGGTGAAACCTTTGAAGTATATTTTGATGGGGGAGCCAAAGCCATAGAACAAGCTTATCTCACCAAAACTCCACAAGAAGCCTTCTATGAAAGCCACCAAGCAATGGTTGATTTCCAAATGCTAATTAATGGAAAAGAAATCTTCTTTGTCTCTCCACATAGCCTTTGTGAAATTAAAACACCTCTAGATTCCACAAAAGATCTCATTGAATATCATAAAAGCCCCTATACTTCAAGTATTTTGCTCTTTAGGGGGAATCTGGCTGTTTTTGAAAGCATCGATGTTCATGCGGGTGGAATTTCTGTTAATACAAGCGAACTTGTCCAAAAAGTCGTTGTTAAAATCCCCAAAGAACTTATTAAATTAAATTTCTAG
- the argB gene encoding acetylglutamate kinase, with protein MHNYSKIVSILLDSLPYIKIFRGSKIVIKYGGAAQINPELKEQFAMDIVLLYMLGIKPIIVHGGGKRINELLGALKIESEFINGVRVTSAEALKVVEMVLSGEINKEITSFLNHHGVSALGMSGKDASLFLAKPKENGKYGYTGEIIATKGEVIDNLLAQNLIPVIAPIAYGGESGHPGFNINADSAASAIAIATKAKKAIFLTDTQGVLDANKNIIESLNLQETKQLINEGVISGGMIPKVEACLECITNGVEKAHIIDGRIPHSLLLELFTSAGIGSEFVR; from the coding sequence ATGCATAATTACTCTAAAATTGTTTCTATTTTACTTGATTCGCTTCCCTATATCAAAATTTTTCGTGGTTCAAAAATTGTGATTAAATATGGGGGTGCTGCACAAATTAATCCTGAGTTAAAAGAGCAATTTGCTATGGATATTGTGTTGCTTTATATGCTTGGCATTAAGCCTATTATTGTGCATGGTGGGGGAAAAAGGATTAATGAATTATTAGGGGCATTAAAGATAGAGAGTGAATTTATCAATGGCGTGAGAGTAACAAGCGCAGAAGCACTAAAAGTGGTGGAAATGGTGTTAAGTGGAGAGATAAATAAAGAAATTACTTCATTTTTAAATCATCACGGAGTGAGTGCTTTGGGTATGAGTGGGAAAGACGCTTCATTGTTTTTGGCTAAGCCAAAAGAGAATGGGAAATATGGTTATACTGGAGAGATTATTGCAACTAAAGGCGAAGTGATTGATAATCTCTTAGCGCAAAACTTAATTCCAGTGATTGCTCCTATTGCTTATGGAGGGGAATCTGGGCACCCTGGGTTTAATATCAATGCTGATAGTGCAGCAAGTGCGATTGCCATTGCTACCAAAGCTAAAAAGGCTATTTTCTTGACAGATACCCAAGGGGTTTTAGATGCAAATAAAAATATCATCGAAAGCTTGAATCTGCAAGAAACAAAGCAACTAATTAATGAAGGTGTGATTAGTGGAGGAATGATACCTAAGGTGGAGGCTTGTTTGGAATGCATCACAAATGGTGTTGAAAAAGCTCATATTATCGATGGAAGAATCCCGCATTCATTGCTTCTAGAGCTCTTTACTAGCGCAGGTATTGGCAGTGAGTTTGTCAGATAA
- a CDS encoding D-2-hydroxyacid dehydrogenase, producing MQNNIVFLDALSLGENNLRESLQSIGNYTEYPTTSPNETLNRCKGANIVLTNKVVLNKEILTALKDTLKLVCITATGTNNVDLQTAKDLGIEVKNVAGYSTKSVAQHTLMMALALSAKLPFYDSYCKSGTYAKSPIFTNLSTPLELLDNKKWGIIGLGTIGLEAARLASAFGAKISYYSTSGKNQNPNYPCIALESLLKESDVISIHAPLNPSTQNLLNKSNLSLIKEGGILINVGRGGIVNELELAEEMQKRKIYAGFDVFSQEPMVENHPFLNPKIADQFILTPHNAWGYETSKEILIKGVIDNIQNFLKA from the coding sequence ATGCAAAATAATATTGTTTTTTTAGATGCTTTAAGTCTTGGCGAAAACAACCTAAGAGAAAGCTTACAAAGCATTGGAAATTACACAGAATACCCTACTACAAGCCCCAATGAAACTCTTAATCGTTGCAAAGGGGCTAACATTGTCTTAACAAATAAAGTAGTTTTAAACAAAGAAATCTTAACTGCCCTAAAAGATACTTTAAAACTAGTTTGTATCACTGCTACAGGGACCAATAATGTTGATTTGCAAACCGCTAAAGATTTAGGAATCGAAGTAAAAAATGTCGCAGGTTATTCCACAAAAAGCGTTGCCCAGCACACTTTAATGATGGCATTGGCTTTGAGTGCAAAACTACCTTTTTATGATTCTTATTGCAAAAGTGGCACCTATGCTAAAAGCCCAATTTTTACAAACTTATCCACACCACTAGAATTACTAGATAATAAAAAATGGGGAATAATTGGGCTTGGGACTATCGGCTTAGAAGCAGCAAGACTAGCTAGTGCATTTGGCGCTAAAATAAGCTATTATTCCACAAGTGGCAAGAATCAAAACCCAAATTACCCTTGTATTGCCTTAGAATCTCTTCTTAAAGAGAGTGATGTTATCTCCATTCACGCACCGCTAAATCCCTCCACACAGAATCTATTAAACAAAAGCAATTTATCCCTTATTAAAGAGGGTGGAATCCTTATTAATGTAGGTAGGGGTGGAATCGTCAATGAGCTTGAATTGGCAGAAGAAATGCAAAAGCGTAAAATTTATGCTGGATTTGATGTTTTTAGCCAAGAACCTATGGTAGAAAATCATCCATTTTTAAACCCTAAAATCGCCGATCAATTTATTCTCACTCCGCACAATGCTTGGGGCTATGAAACAAGCAAAGAAATCCTTATAAAAGGTGTAATAGACAATATTCAAAACTTTCTAAAGGCTTAA